One window from the genome of Rhodococcus sp. ABRD24 encodes:
- the uca gene encoding urea carboxylase → MSHGFDTLLIANRGEIACRIIRSARKLGLKTVAVHSDADASAMHVEMADAAVRLGPAPAEQSYLCADLVIAAALATGAGAIHPGYGFLSEKAEFAAAAAQAGIAFVGPTPDQLRVFGNKHTAREAARAVGVPLVPGSGLLESVDHALVEADRIGYPVMLKAVGGGGGIGMQACFTPAALRAAHQTVQRLAAANFSSSGVFLERFVARARHIEVQVFGDGHGRTLSLGTRDCSLQRRNQKVVEEAPASGLSPEVIEHLLRLSRDLASSVQYRSAGTVEFVYDVDRCEASFLEMNTRLQVEHPVTEEVTGVDLVEWMLRLAAGDTQMLDGLPESGPAIIGHAVEARVYAEDPGRDYRPSAGILTSVQFPDSARIETWVGTGTEVSAHYDPMLAKIVTRGATREDAFDSLGAALAATHLYGVQTNLPQLRHICAGPVAEHTTASLTDVPSTGPRIDVLRAGTMTTVQDLPGRIGLWEVGIPPSGPMDDLSFGLANTAVGNPVGVPGLECTLQGPRLEFSVPATVCVTGADVPVTVDGLPAPMWEAIDIAAGSVLDIGSPAGAGLRTYLAVRGGLDIPLFHGSASTFTLGGFGGVTGRAVATGDVLGILDATDVLTDAAPVPLDTRPEFTHTWHLAVMEGPQPAPSYFTEADMTQFYETTWTTASHANRTGIRLDGPKPTWSRPDGGDAGLHPSNLHDNPYSVGSLNVSGDTPILLGPDGPSLGGFACPLTVVSAHRWKMGQIRPGDAVRFVPVHDEDADALRRSDSERAKDSPAVRISRGDGGVLARTAEGDDRPMVAYRRGGDDNILVEYGPMTLDLGLRMRVHALSEALAQLRVEGIVDITPGVRSLHLHIDPDILPQPRLLGLLQELEEQLPATHDLVVPSRTVRLPLSFDDPSIADALDRYRSGVRDTAPWLPSNTEFIRRINGLDSVDEVRDTVFDAEYLVLGLGDVYLGAPLAVPLDPRHRLVTTKYNPARTWTPSDAVGIGGKYLCVYGMESPGGYQLIGRTVPIWSGYRQRGPFEAGKPWLFRFFDRIVWEPVTPDQLEEARLESRAGRFDADISEGTFSLAEHLAFLDANADSITQFEARQSAAFETEKRAWHASGEFDRNEAPPVPEPDSPSVDVPPGAVVIEAPMVGNVWRVEISPGQQVSTGQPAVILEAMKLEMPVSCPESGTVLQVLVVPGAKVAPGTPLAVIG, encoded by the coding sequence GTGTCTCACGGTTTCGACACCCTCCTCATCGCGAATCGCGGCGAGATCGCCTGCCGCATCATTCGTTCCGCCCGCAAGCTGGGCCTCAAGACGGTCGCCGTCCACTCCGACGCGGACGCCTCCGCAATGCATGTCGAGATGGCCGACGCGGCCGTCCGGCTCGGCCCGGCACCAGCCGAACAGTCGTACCTGTGCGCCGATCTGGTGATCGCGGCCGCGCTCGCGACCGGCGCTGGGGCGATCCATCCAGGCTACGGGTTCCTTTCGGAAAAGGCAGAATTCGCGGCCGCTGCCGCTCAGGCCGGTATCGCGTTCGTCGGCCCCACCCCGGACCAGCTGCGCGTGTTCGGCAATAAGCACACCGCGCGCGAGGCGGCCCGGGCCGTGGGAGTCCCCCTGGTGCCCGGCAGTGGGCTGCTCGAGTCGGTGGACCATGCACTGGTCGAGGCGGACCGCATCGGTTACCCGGTAATGCTCAAGGCGGTCGGCGGGGGCGGCGGCATCGGGATGCAGGCATGTTTCACTCCCGCGGCCCTACGCGCGGCTCACCAGACCGTGCAACGGCTGGCGGCGGCGAACTTCTCGTCCTCGGGAGTGTTCCTGGAGCGCTTCGTCGCCCGTGCCCGGCACATCGAGGTACAGGTGTTCGGCGACGGTCACGGCCGCACACTGAGCCTGGGCACCCGCGACTGCTCCTTGCAGCGCCGCAACCAGAAGGTGGTCGAGGAGGCGCCGGCTTCCGGGCTGTCTCCAGAGGTGATCGAGCATCTGCTGCGCTTGTCACGGGATTTGGCGTCGTCGGTGCAGTACCGCTCGGCAGGCACCGTCGAGTTCGTCTACGACGTCGATCGCTGCGAGGCCTCGTTCCTCGAAATGAACACCCGGCTACAGGTAGAACATCCGGTCACCGAGGAGGTGACGGGGGTCGACCTCGTGGAGTGGATGCTGCGCCTCGCAGCCGGTGACACGCAGATGCTCGACGGGCTGCCGGAGTCCGGGCCCGCGATCATCGGGCACGCCGTCGAGGCCCGCGTGTACGCCGAGGATCCCGGGCGCGACTACCGACCCAGTGCCGGAATCCTTACGTCCGTGCAGTTCCCGGATTCGGCCCGCATCGAGACGTGGGTCGGCACCGGCACCGAGGTGAGCGCGCACTACGACCCGATGCTCGCGAAAATCGTCACCCGGGGCGCCACCCGCGAGGACGCATTCGATTCGCTCGGTGCGGCCCTAGCCGCAACCCATCTGTACGGCGTACAGACAAATCTGCCGCAGCTGCGCCACATCTGCGCGGGGCCGGTCGCCGAGCACACCACCGCGTCCCTCACGGACGTGCCGTCGACCGGGCCGCGTATCGACGTGCTGCGAGCCGGGACGATGACCACGGTGCAGGATCTTCCGGGGCGGATCGGCCTGTGGGAGGTGGGCATTCCACCATCGGGCCCGATGGACGACCTGTCGTTCGGCCTCGCCAACACTGCAGTCGGCAACCCGGTCGGCGTGCCCGGTCTCGAGTGCACGTTGCAGGGTCCGCGGCTTGAGTTCTCCGTCCCGGCGACCGTGTGTGTCACCGGAGCCGACGTGCCGGTGACCGTGGACGGCCTGCCCGCACCGATGTGGGAAGCGATCGACATCGCCGCAGGTTCCGTGCTCGACATCGGCTCCCCCGCCGGTGCTGGGCTGCGCACGTACCTCGCGGTGCGCGGCGGCCTGGACATCCCACTCTTCCACGGCAGCGCGTCGACGTTCACGCTGGGAGGGTTCGGCGGTGTCACCGGCAGAGCCGTCGCCACCGGGGACGTGCTGGGCATCCTCGATGCCACCGACGTTCTCACCGACGCCGCACCGGTGCCGCTCGACACCCGCCCCGAGTTCACCCACACCTGGCACCTCGCCGTCATGGAGGGGCCGCAGCCCGCACCGTCATACTTCACCGAAGCAGACATGACGCAGTTCTACGAGACCACCTGGACCACCGCGAGTCACGCCAACCGCACCGGCATCCGCCTCGACGGGCCCAAGCCCACATGGTCACGCCCCGACGGCGGTGATGCCGGACTACATCCGTCGAACCTGCACGACAACCCGTACAGCGTGGGCTCACTGAACGTCTCGGGCGACACTCCGATTCTGCTGGGACCGGACGGCCCGAGTCTCGGCGGGTTCGCCTGCCCGCTGACGGTGGTGAGCGCACACCGCTGGAAGATGGGGCAGATCCGGCCTGGCGACGCGGTGCGGTTCGTGCCCGTACACGACGAGGACGCCGACGCGCTGCGGCGGTCGGATTCCGAGCGCGCGAAGGACTCTCCCGCCGTGCGCATCTCGCGTGGCGACGGTGGCGTGCTGGCGCGCACCGCCGAGGGTGACGACCGCCCGATGGTGGCGTATCGGCGCGGCGGGGACGACAACATCCTCGTCGAGTACGGGCCGATGACACTCGACCTGGGCCTGCGGATGCGGGTACACGCGCTGTCGGAGGCCCTGGCGCAGCTGCGAGTCGAGGGCATCGTCGACATCACCCCAGGCGTACGCTCGCTGCACCTGCACATCGATCCCGACATCCTTCCGCAGCCGCGGCTCCTGGGGCTGCTACAGGAACTCGAGGAACAACTTCCCGCCACGCACGACCTGGTGGTGCCGAGCCGGACCGTGCGGCTGCCGCTCTCGTTCGACGACCCGTCCATCGCCGATGCGCTGGACCGATACCGCAGCGGCGTCCGCGACACCGCGCCGTGGCTGCCGTCGAACACCGAGTTCATCCGGCGCATCAACGGACTCGACAGTGTCGACGAGGTCCGCGACACCGTGTTCGACGCCGAGTACCTGGTCCTCGGTCTCGGCGACGTGTATCTCGGAGCGCCACTGGCGGTTCCGCTGGATCCGCGCCACCGGCTGGTGACCACGAAGTACAACCCGGCGCGCACGTGGACGCCGTCCGACGCCGTCGGCATCGGCGGCAAGTACCTGTGCGTCTACGGCATGGAGTCGCCCGGCGGCTACCAGCTGATCGGGCGGACGGTGCCGATCTGGTCCGGCTACCGGCAGCGCGGGCCGTTCGAGGCGGGCAAGCCGTGGTTGTTCCGGTTCTTCGACCGGATCGTGTGGGAGCCCGTCACCCCCGACCAGCTCGAGGAAGCGCGGCTGGAGTCTCGCGCAGGACGATTCGACGCCGACATCAGCGAGGGGACATTCTCACTCGCCGAGCATCTGGCGTTCCTCGACGCCAACGCGGACTCGATCACGCAGTTCGAGGCCCGGCAGAGTGCGGCCTTCGAGACGGAGAAACGGGCATGGCATGCGTCCGGTGAGTTCGACCGGAACGAG